From a single Oncorhynchus nerka isolate Pitt River linkage group LG11, Oner_Uvic_2.0, whole genome shotgun sequence genomic region:
- the LOC115137011 gene encoding protein phosphatase 1 regulatory subunit 14A-like isoform X2, which yields MAANRVGRRCNNKVHSPSRGPGRDPGLSLQKRQARVTVKYNRKELQRRLDVEKWIDCSLDELYLGREEEMPEEVNIDGLLDLKSDEERTHRLQEMFHTCNNTEVFIKELVLKLHGLQKQEDLHNNGIEQPQLHIFPNRQNSADREVI from the exons ATGGCAGCGAACCGGGTCGGGAGGAGATGTAACAACAAGGTCCATTCCCCGAGTAGGGGTCCAGGTAGGGACCCGGGGCTTAGCTTGCAGAAGAGGCAAGCACGGGTCACGGTAAAGTACAACAGAAAGGAGCTCCAAAGGCGCTTGGATGTGGAGAAGTGGATTGACTGTAGTCTGGACGAGCTCTATTTGGGCAGG GAGGAGGAGATGCCGGAGGAGGTGAACATTGACGGGCTGTTAGACCTGAAGAGTGACGAGGAGAGAACGCACAGGCTCCAG gaaATGTTTCACACGTGCAATAACACAGAG gttttcatcaaggaactgGTGTTGAAACTCCACGGGCTGCAGAAACAGGAGGACCTCCACAACAATGGCATCGAACAACCCCAGCTACACATCTTCCCCAACAGGCAAAACTCTGCAGACCGAGAGGTGATCTGA
- the LOC115137011 gene encoding protein phosphatase 1 regulatory subunit 14A-like isoform X1: MAANRVGRRCNNKVHSPSRGPGRDPGLSLQKRQARVTVKYNRKELQRRLDVEKWIDCSLDELYLGREEEMPEEVNIDGLLDLKSDEERTHRLQEMFHTCNNTEVSEVFIKELVLKLHGLQKQEDLHNNGIEQPQLHIFPNRQNSADREVI, from the exons ATGGCAGCGAACCGGGTCGGGAGGAGATGTAACAACAAGGTCCATTCCCCGAGTAGGGGTCCAGGTAGGGACCCGGGGCTTAGCTTGCAGAAGAGGCAAGCACGGGTCACGGTAAAGTACAACAGAAAGGAGCTCCAAAGGCGCTTGGATGTGGAGAAGTGGATTGACTGTAGTCTGGACGAGCTCTATTTGGGCAGG GAGGAGGAGATGCCGGAGGAGGTGAACATTGACGGGCTGTTAGACCTGAAGAGTGACGAGGAGAGAACGCACAGGCTCCAG gaaATGTTTCACACGTGCAATAACACAGAGGTAAGTGAG gttttcatcaaggaactgGTGTTGAAACTCCACGGGCTGCAGAAACAGGAGGACCTCCACAACAATGGCATCGAACAACCCCAGCTACACATCTTCCCCAACAGGCAAAACTCTGCAGACCGAGAGGTGATCTGA